Proteins found in one Terriglobales bacterium genomic segment:
- a CDS encoding EamA family transporter, translating to MSSSEQHRFRVILAFALVYVFWGSTYLGIRLAVQYLPPFVMTAVRFLIAGSLMLAYCALSGRKVRITAIEALRLAIIGILLLTCANATLARAELVVPSGLAALIVAIIPLWFLVLETWVFHGDRVSGKGIAGLGLGIAGIVVLLWPQLTATSALGTKELVYSLALVAASLAWALGSSFSKRWQKGINPFVASGWEMVFGGAVNLVLAFALGEPRRAVWSPKGIGALAYLVVFGSWVGFSAYIWLLQHVQMSKVSTYAYVNPVVAVFLGWIVLQERVDAYILAGSATIIAAVALVTRAEVKPKLGVIEEEPLPMVESTGD from the coding sequence ATGTCTTCATCCGAACAGCATCGTTTTCGCGTCATCCTGGCGTTTGCCCTGGTATACGTGTTCTGGGGTTCCACGTATCTGGGAATACGGCTGGCTGTCCAGTATTTGCCGCCCTTCGTAATGACGGCCGTCCGATTCCTGATCGCTGGATCGCTGATGCTTGCCTACTGTGCCCTTTCGGGCCGTAAGGTGCGAATCACCGCGATCGAGGCGCTTCGCCTGGCTATTATCGGCATACTGTTGCTGACTTGCGCCAACGCCACCCTTGCGCGCGCCGAATTGGTTGTGCCTAGTGGGCTGGCCGCCCTGATCGTAGCCATCATTCCTCTCTGGTTTCTCGTGCTGGAGACCTGGGTATTTCACGGCGACCGTGTATCAGGCAAAGGTATCGCCGGCCTGGGGCTGGGAATTGCAGGCATAGTCGTTCTCCTATGGCCGCAGCTGACCGCCACCAGCGCTCTGGGGACGAAAGAACTGGTCTATTCTCTGGCGCTGGTAGCGGCGTCCTTGGCGTGGGCGCTGGGATCCTCGTTTTCTAAGCGTTGGCAAAAGGGAATCAATCCCTTTGTGGCCAGCGGCTGGGAGATGGTTTTCGGAGGCGCCGTCAACCTGGTACTCGCATTCGCCCTGGGTGAACCTCGCCGGGCAGTGTGGAGTCCGAAGGGAATCGGAGCCCTGGCATACCTCGTAGTGTTCGGATCGTGGGTGGGTTTCAGCGCCTATATTTGGCTGCTGCAGCACGTGCAGATGTCCAAGGTCTCGACCTATGCATATGTTAATCCAGTTGTGGCCGTGTTTTTGGGATGGATTGTGCTGCAGGAGCGCGTGGACGCCTACATCCTGGCGGGAAGTGCCACCATCATTGCCGCCGTCGCCCTGGTCACACGAGCGGAAGTAAAGCCCAAACTTGGCGTGATCGAAGAAGAGCCGCTTCCCATGGTCGAGAGCACCGGAGATTGA
- a CDS encoding acetyl ornithine aminotransferase family protein — translation MSTKTLVPVGPNIRTALPGPNAKRVLEGDATYISPSYTRSYPLVAKRGHGVMVEDVDGNEFLDLAAGIAVCSTGHCHPEVVKAIQEQSAELIHMSGTDFYYEHMITLAERLSKIAPMPGPHKFYYGNSGAEAIEAAIKVARYHTKRQNIIAFYGAFHGRTMGALSLTASKPQQKRRFSPLMPGVTHVRFPNAYHDCATGTQDADQYALECARFIEEKLFKTSLPPEEVAAIFVEPIQGEGGYVVAPTVFLQELRKICDRHGILLVGDEVQSGVGRTGKWWAIEHSGVQPDIVCIAKGIASGMPLGITMTRGEIMDWIPGSHASTFGGNPVAIAAALATLDVLERQGMKNAAAVGDHMMERMRTWPSTVPLVGEVRGRGLMIGVEIVSDKRQRTAAPELRDKIVQAAFLKGLLILGCGPNTVRVAPPLIITREQADVAMDIMEDCLKEVAKHA, via the coding sequence ATGTCCACAAAGACTCTGGTTCCCGTCGGCCCCAACATCCGCACGGCGCTTCCCGGTCCGAATGCCAAGCGCGTGCTGGAGGGCGACGCCACATATATTTCGCCGTCTTATACCCGTTCATATCCACTGGTCGCCAAGCGCGGCCACGGCGTGATGGTCGAGGATGTCGATGGCAACGAATTTCTCGATCTTGCCGCGGGTATTGCTGTGTGCTCTACCGGGCACTGCCATCCCGAGGTGGTGAAGGCGATTCAGGAGCAGTCGGCTGAGCTCATTCACATGTCTGGGACCGACTTCTATTACGAGCACATGATCACGCTGGCGGAGCGTCTTTCGAAAATCGCGCCGATGCCCGGACCGCATAAGTTTTACTACGGCAACTCCGGCGCCGAGGCAATCGAAGCTGCCATCAAGGTCGCTCGTTATCACACCAAACGACAGAACATTATCGCGTTCTATGGCGCATTTCACGGCCGCACCATGGGTGCGCTGTCGCTGACAGCCTCGAAGCCCCAGCAGAAGCGGCGCTTTTCCCCGCTGATGCCGGGTGTCACGCACGTGCGTTTCCCCAATGCCTACCACGATTGCGCAACTGGAACGCAGGATGCGGATCAGTATGCTCTTGAATGTGCCCGCTTCATCGAAGAGAAGCTGTTCAAGACCTCGCTGCCACCGGAGGAGGTGGCTGCGATCTTCGTGGAGCCGATCCAGGGCGAGGGCGGATACGTGGTTGCACCTACCGTTTTCCTGCAGGAATTGCGCAAGATCTGCGACCGGCACGGAATCCTGCTAGTGGGGGATGAGGTTCAGTCCGGCGTCGGCCGCACCGGAAAATGGTGGGCGATCGAGCACTCCGGCGTGCAGCCCGATATTGTTTGCATCGCGAAAGGCATCGCCTCGGGTATGCCGCTGGGCATCACCATGACGCGTGGCGAAATCATGGACTGGATTCCCGGTTCGCACGCTTCCACTTTCGGGGGTAACCCGGTGGCAATCGCAGCGGCCTTGGCGACACTCGATGTGCTGGAACGGCAGGGCATGAAGAATGCAGCCGCTGTTGGTGACCACATGATGGAACGGATGCGCACCTGGCCGTCCACAGTTCCTTTGGTCGGAGAGGTGCGCGGGCGAGGGCTCATGATCGGGGTCGAGATTGTGAGTGACAAGCGCCAGCGGACCGCTGCCCCGGAACTGCGCGACAAGATCGTGCAGGCCGCCTTCCTGAAGGGACTGCTGATTCTGGGCTGTGGTCCCAACACCGTGCGCGTGGCTCCGCCGCTGATCATCACCCGCGAGCAGGCGGATGTGGCCATGGACATAATGGAGGACTGTCTGAAAGAGGTGGCGAAGCACGCCTAG
- a CDS encoding YraN family protein, protein MPTRVLEIAVKLADRIVSALPGRSQPQNRPQHLLTAEAGEDAAYFYLSRLGYRIVARRYHSSRVRGDIDLIGWDGDVLCFVEVKTRTTRSVMPAEAAVNHAKKRYLSRLAQEYLRRLPVIPAFRFDILSVYCENQTSTPEFHLYKNAFPLV, encoded by the coding sequence GTGCCCACTCGGGTGTTGGAAATCGCCGTTAAACTTGCGGATCGCATCGTTTCTGCCCTGCCCGGGCGTTCGCAACCACAGAACCGTCCTCAGCATCTACTTACAGCGGAGGCCGGTGAGGACGCCGCTTATTTCTATCTCAGCCGCTTAGGTTACAGAATCGTGGCCAGGCGATATCACTCCTCACGCGTGCGAGGTGACATCGATCTGATCGGCTGGGATGGCGATGTGCTCTGTTTCGTGGAAGTGAAGACCCGCACCACGCGCAGCGTGATGCCCGCAGAAGCCGCTGTCAATCACGCCAAGAAGAGATATCTGTCTCGCCTGGCGCAAGAGTACTTGCGGCGGTTACCGGTGATACCGGCTTTTCGCTTCGACATTTTGAGTGTTTACTGCGAAAATCAGACATCGACTCCGGAATTTCATCTTTATAAGAATGCCTTTCCGCTGGTCTAG
- the galT gene encoding galactose-1-phosphate uridylyltransferase: MPELRKDPIVGRWVIISTDRAKRPTDFVRERVQNKGGFCPFCYGNESKTPPEVLAYRPSNNGGPPPRRDTPGWTVRVVPNKFPALGIEGNLNRQAEGMFDKMNGIGAHEVIIEGPDHNATLATLPDKRIEDVLWAFRDRILDLKQDRRFKYILIFKNHGEAAGASLEHSHSQLIALPILPKQVAEELEGAKQYYIYKERCVFCDVIRQESETGARVVGENADFLTIAPYAPRFPFETWILPKRHESSYENSSSSMYENLARSIKTLLNKADLVLDTPAYNLVLHTSPVQDPQNDHYHWHIEFMPKLTKTAGFEWGTGFYINPTPPEEAARFLREASIETPQTVGV; the protein is encoded by the coding sequence TTGCCCGAATTAAGAAAAGACCCGATTGTAGGCCGGTGGGTGATCATCTCCACTGACCGGGCCAAGCGGCCCACCGATTTTGTTCGCGAACGTGTACAAAACAAAGGCGGGTTCTGCCCCTTCTGCTATGGGAATGAATCGAAAACGCCCCCTGAAGTGCTCGCCTATCGTCCCAGCAACAATGGCGGACCTCCGCCGCGACGCGATACTCCCGGATGGACCGTGCGGGTCGTGCCCAACAAATTTCCTGCCCTGGGAATTGAAGGCAACCTTAATCGCCAGGCTGAGGGCATGTTCGACAAGATGAACGGTATCGGCGCCCACGAAGTCATCATCGAGGGGCCGGATCATAACGCCACCCTGGCGACGCTTCCGGATAAGCGCATCGAGGATGTGCTGTGGGCGTTTCGCGATCGCATCCTCGACCTCAAGCAGGATCGGCGCTTCAAATACATCCTGATCTTCAAGAATCACGGCGAAGCTGCGGGGGCATCGCTCGAGCACTCGCATTCCCAGTTGATCGCTCTGCCGATTCTGCCTAAGCAGGTCGCGGAGGAGTTGGAAGGTGCCAAGCAGTACTACATCTACAAGGAGCGCTGCGTCTTTTGTGATGTGATCCGGCAGGAGAGCGAGACCGGCGCGCGCGTAGTAGGAGAGAACGCAGATTTCCTGACCATTGCGCCCTACGCCCCGCGGTTCCCGTTTGAGACCTGGATTCTGCCCAAGCGTCACGAATCGTCGTACGAGAACTCGTCGTCCTCGATGTACGAGAACCTGGCGCGCTCGATCAAGACGCTGCTGAACAAGGCCGATCTGGTGCTCGATACGCCGGCGTACAACCTGGTGCTGCACACCTCGCCGGTGCAGGACCCGCAGAACGATCACTACCACTGGCACATCGAGTTCATGCCCAAGCTGACCAAGACGGCGGGATTCGAGTGGGGCACCGGCTTCTACATCAATCCCACGCCGCCGGAAGAGGCCGCACGCTTCCTGCGCGAGGCCAGCATTGAAACGCCGCAGACAGTGGGAGTGTAG
- the iscX gene encoding Fe-S cluster assembly protein IscX, giving the protein MPPQLTWDSAEDIGILLAETHPDVDPLQVRFTDLHKMVMELPGFSDDPKASNEGKLEEIQMAWYEEYKEKL; this is encoded by the coding sequence ATGCCCCCGCAACTCACCTGGGATAGCGCTGAAGATATCGGAATTTTGCTGGCCGAGACCCACCCTGACGTTGATCCGCTACAAGTGCGGTTCACTGACCTGCACAAGATGGTTATGGAACTGCCGGGGTTCTCCGATGATCCCAAGGCCTCGAACGAGGGTAAGCTCGAAGAGATTCAGATGGCCTGGTACGAGGAGTACAAGGAGAAGTTGTAA
- a CDS encoding 2Fe-2S iron-sulfur cluster-binding protein: MSQENTNEANTATVEAPGPNCARVTFLPEGKVVEFEHGNLPYKDHGKPESILDVALNHGIHLEHACGGNCACTTCHIWVKQGSELLSSMEDDEADRLDMAADLRLNSRLGCQCVIEKPGEIVVEIPAWNRNYVSEGGEQ; this comes from the coding sequence ATGTCTCAGGAGAACACAAACGAAGCGAACACAGCCACGGTGGAGGCGCCCGGGCCCAACTGCGCTCGCGTCACCTTTCTCCCGGAAGGCAAAGTGGTGGAGTTCGAACACGGCAACCTGCCGTACAAAGACCACGGCAAGCCGGAATCGATCCTGGATGTGGCGCTAAACCACGGCATCCACCTGGAACATGCATGCGGCGGAAACTGTGCCTGCACGACATGTCACATCTGGGTAAAGCAGGGGTCGGAGTTGCTCAGCAGCATGGAGGATGATGAAGCCGACCGTCTCGACATGGCCGCCGATCTGCGATTGAATTCCCGTCTAGGCTGCCAATGCGTGATCGAGAAGCCAGGAGAAATCGTGGTCGAGATACCGGCGTGGAATCGGAATTACGTTTCGGAGGGTGGGGAGCAGTAG